One region of Sphingomonas bisphenolicum genomic DNA includes:
- a CDS encoding DUF6481 family protein: MKRYKEPQFQERIAAAARARTAVLEQLRDKPPVDEAAAAERAERRLAKEAAAREKRQKALLAAKEEKAAKRALALEAAAASAARQKPVLTEAERKAARDARYLARKNRA, encoded by the coding sequence ATGAAAAGATATAAGGAACCACAGTTTCAGGAGCGCATAGCTGCGGCGGCGCGCGCCCGAACGGCGGTTCTCGAGCAACTGCGTGACAAGCCTCCGGTCGATGAGGCCGCGGCGGCGGAACGCGCCGAACGGCGTCTCGCAAAGGAAGCGGCTGCGCGGGAAAAGCGTCAGAAAGCGCTTCTGGCGGCCAAGGAAGAAAAGGCCGCCAAGCGGGCGCTGGCCCTGGAAGCCGCGGCGGCAAGCGCCGCACGCCAGAAGCCGGTGCTGACGGAAGCCGAACGCAAGGCCGCGCGCGACGCGCGCTATCTGGCCCGGAAGAACCGGGCCTGA
- a CDS encoding MarR family winged helix-turn-helix transcriptional regulator encodes MHDPLAHLPGYALRRAAHVMMDDLSTRLQAIDLKLSEASVLLLIDGRDDITSSEIGRVLDIQRANMVPLLNRLDAQKLIRRRPLDRKSMAIMLTEEGQERLVRAKAITEAFEADLLARIPRQHRDHFVPALNALWMTAP; translated from the coding sequence ATGCACGATCCTCTTGCCCATCTGCCCGGCTACGCCCTGCGTCGGGCGGCGCATGTGATGATGGATGATCTTTCCACGCGTCTGCAGGCAATCGACCTGAAATTGTCCGAGGCGTCGGTTTTGCTGCTGATCGACGGGCGGGACGACATTACGTCGAGCGAGATCGGGCGCGTCCTCGACATTCAGCGCGCGAACATGGTGCCGCTGCTCAATCGTCTGGATGCGCAGAAGCTGATCCGGCGCAGGCCGCTGGATCGCAAGTCGATGGCGATCATGCTCACCGAGGAGGGGCAGGAACGGCTCGTGCGCGCCAAGGCCATCACCGAAGCGTTCGAGGCGGACCTGTTGGCGCGCATTCCCAGGCAGCATCGGGATCATTTCGTTCCGGCGCTCAATGCCCTTTGGATGACGGCGCCGTAG
- a CDS encoding p-hydroxycinnamoyl CoA hydratase/lyase produces MSDRAEEDTVGFKVENRIATVWFNRPEKRNCMSPKLNRQMMRILEELEFRDDVGVLVLTGEGTSWSAGMDLKEYFRENEQQGLHATRKAQREAYGWWERLRWYQKPTIAMINGWCFGGAYGPLFACDLAVAAEDAQFGLSEINWGILPGGGASKIITELTGFRRSMYHAMMGENLTGTQAAEWGLVNEAVPAAALEARVTEIATVLLGKNAEALRATKWAIRRVREMTYHNAEDYLVRAQEAAGFFDSEGRKEATRQFIDEKTFKPGLGSYDLDKAKS; encoded by the coding sequence ATGTCTGATCGCGCAGAAGAAGATACTGTCGGCTTCAAGGTCGAAAACCGCATCGCCACTGTGTGGTTCAATCGCCCGGAGAAGCGCAACTGCATGAGCCCCAAGCTCAACCGGCAGATGATGCGGATATTGGAAGAGCTGGAATTTCGGGACGATGTCGGCGTGCTGGTGTTGACGGGCGAAGGCACGTCATGGTCCGCCGGCATGGACCTGAAAGAATATTTCCGGGAAAATGAGCAGCAAGGCCTGCACGCGACGCGCAAGGCGCAAAGAGAGGCCTATGGCTGGTGGGAACGGCTGCGCTGGTATCAGAAGCCGACGATCGCGATGATCAACGGCTGGTGCTTCGGCGGTGCCTATGGCCCGCTTTTTGCCTGCGACCTGGCTGTCGCGGCGGAAGATGCGCAGTTTGGCCTTTCCGAAATCAACTGGGGCATCCTGCCCGGCGGCGGCGCGAGCAAGATCATCACCGAACTGACGGGGTTCCGGCGATCGATGTATCACGCCATGATGGGCGAGAACCTGACCGGCACGCAGGCGGCGGAATGGGGCCTTGTGAACGAAGCCGTGCCGGCCGCCGCGCTTGAAGCGCGCGTGACGGAGATCGCGACCGTGTTGCTGGGCAAGAATGCGGAAGCTCTTCGCGCCACGAAATGGGCCATCCGCCGCGTGCGCGAAATGACCTACCATAATGCGGAGGATTATCTGGTGCGCGCGCAGGAAGCGGCCGGCTTTTTCGACAGCGAAGGCCGCAAGGAAGCGACCCGGCAGTTTATCGACGAAAAGACATTCAAGCCGGGGCTGGGCAGCTATGATCTGGACAAGGCGAAAAGCTGA
- a CDS encoding spermidine synthase family protein, with protein MAITAEVATVPVELIDTADLPDGGTLRLLRRGDDYSIRFRDTELMGNQVRQSEEALAILTCQRLAHSDSRILIGGLGMGFTLGAALKALPATAAITVSELLPAIVEWAKGPLAHLFHDYLNDDRVSLKMGDVHDAIVQETVGYDAILLDVDNGPDGLIHIANERLYCNWGLRAAYAALRPRGILAIWSAYPDDDFVIRLEQARFDVEEVDVAVVIDGEPATHTIWFATRRE; from the coding sequence TTGGCCATAACTGCTGAAGTTGCGACAGTTCCGGTGGAACTGATCGACACGGCCGATCTTCCCGATGGCGGGACATTGCGCCTGTTGCGGCGCGGCGACGATTATTCGATCCGCTTTCGCGACACGGAATTGATGGGCAATCAGGTTCGGCAATCCGAAGAGGCACTGGCCATTTTGACATGCCAGCGGCTGGCGCATTCCGACAGCCGCATCCTCATCGGCGGGCTGGGCATGGGCTTTACGCTGGGGGCAGCGCTCAAAGCGCTCCCGGCGACTGCCGCCATCACGGTGTCCGAACTCCTCCCGGCGATCGTGGAATGGGCGAAAGGGCCGCTGGCCCACCTGTTCCACGACTATCTGAACGATGACCGCGTGTCGCTGAAGATGGGCGACGTCCATGATGCCATCGTGCAGGAGACGGTCGGATATGACGCGATCCTGCTGGATGTCGACAATGGACCCGATGGGTTGATCCACATCGCCAACGAACGGCTCTATTGCAACTGGGGGTTGCGTGCGGCCTATGCGGCGTTGCGACCCAGGGGCATTCTGGCCATATGGTCGGCCTATCCCGACGACGATTTCGTCATAAGGCTGGAGCAGGCCCGTTTCGATGTCGAAGAGGTTGATGTGGCGGTGGTGATCGACGGCGAGCCCGCTAC
- a CDS encoding cold-shock protein, whose amino-acid sequence MITGTVKFFNADKGYGFIAPETGGDDAFVHISAVERAGLRTLDKDQRVTYELEKDQRGKMSAVNLQAA is encoded by the coding sequence ATGATCACCGGAACCGTCAAATTCTTCAATGCCGACAAGGGCTATGGCTTCATCGCTCCGGAAACCGGCGGCGACGATGCTTTCGTCCATATTTCCGCCGTCGAACGCGCCGGCCTGCGCACGCTCGATAAGGACCAGCGCGTGACCTACGAACTGGAAAAGGATCAGCGCGGCAAGATGTCGGCAGTCAATCTCCAGGCGGCCTGA